In a single window of the Mesorhizobium shangrilense genome:
- a CDS encoding aa3-type cytochrome c oxidase subunit IV, giving the protein MADHSPTGPVELGAQMDYAEHDKTYQRFIALAKYGSLFCVALMIAMAFGFFTSAGFFSATILFIIVCAVGGYLLRDVPTHIT; this is encoded by the coding sequence ATGGCTGATCATTCGCCGACCGGACCGGTCGAACTGGGCGCCCAGATGGACTACGCCGAGCACGACAAAACCTATCAGCGGTTCATCGCACTCGCCAAATACGGTTCCCTGTTCTGCGTGGCGCTGATGATCGCCATGGCGTTCGGTTTTTTCACCAGCGCCGGCTTCTTTTCTGCGACGATTCTGTTCATCATCGTCTGCGCCGTAGGCGGATATCTGCTGCGTGACGTGCCGACGCACATTACCTGA